A DNA window from Pseudobutyrivibrio xylanivorans contains the following coding sequences:
- a CDS encoding GHKL domain-containing protein gives MNIHLTIIMLLNAIELAVPCTILARSLERRNYFVLRLFCCLALVFVYIFLFPLDGLNYLLIHIPIILVAFLYLKLCYKTTMTQTVFLGTIGYTLKHISSLINSIITVFFPRVFGHFSETKGEYFILGYALIIGIDIIVFSIAYYITAKKAIRAELQKNATIPMSILGAIVLIMNQFWSLGIVVAGADYTVSYSSLIEYIWNLMFCFLVLAIQFNIVQISEKDKELEITQRLIADKEQQYKMSKSNMEAIQKKCHDLKYEIAAIAMGVEPTKHAEDAMAVLRTFNSDIKTGNTTLDIIFNEKNYYCKDHDIVFTPMIDGAALSFIKTTDLYVLFSGLIDSAISSVRQLANHTKRYIYIYVHSEKGFLLIQIEHPLDLDKDYILKERNGQIIVKRPELAGLEYVIEKYDGSINTKLEEDVFMLNIIFPISESLEQEKK, from the coding sequence ATGAATATTCATTTGACGATTATAATGCTGCTAAACGCTATAGAATTAGCAGTGCCATGTACAATTTTAGCTAGAAGTTTGGAGCGGAGAAACTATTTTGTTCTTCGCTTATTTTGCTGTTTAGCATTAGTATTTGTATACATTTTTTTATTTCCATTAGATGGGCTAAATTACTTGCTTATACATATTCCAATCATACTTGTTGCTTTCCTCTATTTAAAATTATGTTATAAAACAACTATGACACAAACTGTGTTCTTAGGAACAATTGGATATACCTTAAAGCATATATCAAGCTTAATAAACTCTATAATCACAGTGTTTTTTCCAAGAGTATTTGGACATTTCAGTGAGACTAAAGGGGAGTATTTCATTTTAGGCTATGCGCTGATTATAGGAATTGATATTATCGTATTTTCGATAGCCTACTATATTACAGCCAAGAAAGCTATTAGAGCAGAGTTGCAAAAGAACGCCACTATCCCAATGAGTATTTTAGGGGCGATAGTGCTGATAATGAATCAGTTCTGGTCACTTGGTATTGTGGTAGCAGGGGCGGATTATACAGTTTCATATAGCTCCTTAATTGAGTATATTTGGAATCTAATGTTTTGCTTTTTAGTTCTTGCTATTCAGTTCAACATTGTGCAAATAAGTGAGAAGGATAAAGAACTAGAAATAACCCAAAGACTTATTGCAGATAAAGAGCAGCAATATAAAATGTCTAAATCCAATATGGAAGCAATACAAAAAAAGTGTCATGACCTAAAATACGAAATTGCTGCAATCGCAATGGGCGTTGAACCAACGAAGCATGCTGAAGATGCTATGGCTGTGCTTAGAACCTTTAATAGTGATATTAAGACAGGAAATACTACTCTTGATATTATTTTCAATGAAAAGAATTATTACTGTAAAGATCATGATATCGTATTTACTCCAATGATTGATGGGGCTGCCCTTTCCTTTATTAAGACAACGGATTTATATGTCCTTTTTAGTGGGCTAATTGATAGTGCTATATCATCAGTCAGACAGTTAGCAAATCATACAAAAAGATATATCTATATTTATGTACACTCCGAAAAGGGGTTTTTGCTTATTCAAATAGAACATCCTTTGGACTTGGATAAAGATTATATTTTAAAAGAGCGAAACGGGCAGATAATTGTTAAACGACCAGAACTTGCAGGACTTGAATATGTTATTGAAAAATACGATGGTAGTATAAATACAAAGCTTGAAGAAGATGTTTTTATGCTAAATATCATATTCCCTATAAGTGAGAGTCTAGAACAGGAGAAGAAATGA
- a CDS encoding LytR/AlgR family response regulator transcription factor, translating into MRNIAIVDDDANIRQQLQSFLKKYTENFGEDFVVSEFSIPEAFLTNYKSNYDVVFMDIDMPGMNGLQAAKRLRELDEKVVLIFVTNLAQYAIKGYEVAATDFVVKPLEYTKFETKIARAIKLTDDRAKSPSLLLRVEDKMVSIKMEDIRYVEVQGHNVYYYTSKDTYRIRGTLKESAAELDSNEFFMCAKCYLVNLAYVESVKGNVVTVAGQDITVSRPKKKVFMEALAAYHNKR; encoded by the coding sequence ATGAGGAACATAGCAATTGTGGATGATGACGCAAATATACGTCAGCAGTTACAATCCTTTTTAAAAAAGTATACAGAAAACTTTGGGGAAGATTTTGTAGTTAGCGAGTTTTCTATTCCAGAGGCTTTTCTTACTAACTATAAATCAAACTATGATGTGGTTTTTATGGATATTGATATGCCTGGAATGAACGGACTTCAGGCTGCAAAAAGACTTCGAGAACTAGATGAAAAAGTAGTGCTTATATTTGTAACCAATTTAGCTCAGTATGCTATCAAAGGGTACGAAGTAGCCGCTACAGATTTCGTTGTAAAACCTTTAGAGTATACTAAGTTTGAAACAAAGATAGCTCGTGCTATTAAGCTTACAGATGACAGAGCTAAAAGCCCATCATTACTTCTTAGGGTAGAAGATAAGATGGTTTCTATAAAGATGGAGGATATTCGTTATGTGGAAGTACAAGGACATAATGTTTATTACTACACCAGCAAGGATACATATAGAATAAGAGGAACCCTAAAGGAATCCGCTGCCGAACTTGACAGTAACGAATTCTTTATGTGTGCTAAATGCTATCTTGTTAACCTTGCATATGTTGAATCTGTAAAAGGAAATGTAGTGACTGTTGCAGGACAGGATATTACTGTAAGCCGACCAAAGAAAAAGGTATTTATGGAAGCTCTAGCAGCGTATCATAACAAAAGATAA
- a CDS encoding alpha/beta hydrolase, which produces MKKTKVFLFLGLIVCGLLTGCGKQTETASVTNAQAQAKDAAVEYQWDFVKKTTGIDDLKQECDEKGELTKLEYETPNYPVNPEETVTKEMWVYTPYGYDPAKEYNILYLMHGGGESEIYWLAGERWGPTTRNVLDNMIKNKVCDPFIVVTPTFNPATEMDIDNAEGAEDLTYVFADELRNQVVPTVESQFSTYADGDVSEENLIATRDHRAFAGFSMGSMTSIHCSLMKNVDMFSWVGSYSGAKTKVDDFKNALESDEYKDYAVKFWYNGNGKGDIAHDEHDEFCHGVVDAMPDRFVDGENFAWVDIKDGSHSYQSWVVDLYNCMLVFFKE; this is translated from the coding sequence ATGAAAAAGACAAAAGTATTTTTATTTCTTGGTTTAATTGTATGTGGCCTATTAACTGGCTGTGGAAAACAGACTGAAACTGCTAGTGTCACAAATGCTCAGGCCCAGGCAAAAGATGCTGCTGTAGAGTATCAGTGGGATTTCGTAAAAAAGACTACAGGAATTGATGATCTGAAACAGGAATGCGATGAGAAGGGTGAACTGACAAAGCTTGAGTACGAGACACCTAATTATCCTGTAAATCCAGAAGAAACTGTAACTAAAGAAATGTGGGTATATACACCATATGGCTATGACCCTGCCAAGGAATATAACATTTTATATTTGATGCATGGAGGCGGTGAATCAGAAATCTATTGGCTTGCAGGAGAACGCTGGGGCCCAACTACAAGAAATGTACTTGATAACATGATTAAAAATAAAGTCTGCGATCCATTCATTGTAGTAACACCAACATTTAATCCCGCTACAGAAATGGATATAGATAATGCTGAAGGAGCAGAGGATTTAACATATGTGTTTGCTGATGAATTAAGGAATCAGGTTGTCCCTACTGTTGAGTCTCAGTTTTCTACTTATGCAGATGGTGATGTGTCAGAGGAAAATCTTATAGCAACTCGCGACCACAGAGCATTTGCTGGATTTTCAATGGGCTCAATGACTAGCATTCATTGCTCATTAATGAAGAATGTAGATATGTTTAGCTGGGTAGGCTCATATTCAGGGGCGAAAACAAAAGTAGATGATTTCAAAAACGCTTTAGAATCTGATGAGTATAAGGACTATGCGGTGAAGTTTTGGTACAACGGAAATGGCAAAGGTGATATAGCCCATGATGAGCATGATGAGTTTTGCCATGGTGTTGTTGATGCCATGCCAGACAGATTTGTAGATGGTGAGAATTTTGCCTGGGTTGATATCAAGGACGGCTCTCATTCATATCAAAGCTGGGTGGTTGATTTATACAACTGCATGCTAGTATTTTTTAAGGAGTAA
- a CDS encoding alpha/beta hydrolase: MKRFSKLVCLLAAASMFVGCGQKQEQQQAQVQQTAAQEYQWDFAKKNGDIDALKEECDEKGEVITIEYETPAYAINDLKGVDETLTKTMTVYLPYGYDENGQYNVLYLLHGTRGETDPAMETIWLEGWSATRNILDNMIKEGMCEPTIVVCPTYYSEMEGNEMTEDDAKALSEKLNDEMIYADKAEDGGEVDNAQNIWPVYFGQELRNNIIPTAESQLATYAGHDVSEENLIATRDHRAFAGLSRGSMTVARSGMTDNADLFAYFGMYSGAWQKPEAFEKAMTEDFADYEIKFWYNGNGAGDFALENHKDFCEKVLSDIPDKFTDGQNYAFVKLRDGAHMFASWQADLYNSLLVFFK, translated from the coding sequence ATGAAAAGATTTAGTAAGTTAGTTTGTTTATTAGCAGCGGCAAGCATGTTTGTAGGCTGCGGCCAAAAACAAGAGCAACAGCAGGCACAGGTACAGCAGACGGCGGCCCAGGAATATCAGTGGGATTTTGCAAAAAAGAATGGCGACATTGATGCATTGAAAGAAGAATGTGATGAAAAAGGTGAAGTAATAACAATTGAGTATGAAACACCTGCATATGCCATTAATGACTTAAAAGGTGTTGATGAGACTCTTACAAAGACAATGACAGTATATCTGCCATATGGTTATGACGAAAATGGTCAGTACAATGTTTTATATTTATTGCATGGAACCAGGGGTGAAACTGATCCAGCAATGGAAACTATATGGTTAGAGGGATGGTCTGCTACACGTAATATCCTTGACAACATGATTAAAGAAGGAATGTGTGAACCAACAATCGTTGTATGTCCTACATACTATTCGGAAATGGAAGGGAATGAAATGACAGAGGATGATGCAAAAGCCTTATCAGAAAAGCTAAATGATGAAATGATATACGCTGACAAAGCTGAAGATGGCGGGGAAGTAGACAATGCACAAAACATTTGGCCTGTATATTTTGGTCAGGAGTTAAGAAACAATATTATTCCAACTGCTGAATCTCAACTTGCAACATACGCAGGGCACGATGTGTCAGAAGAAAACTTAATAGCTACAAGAGACCACAGAGCATTTGCAGGCCTTAGCCGTGGCTCTATGACAGTTGCTCGTTCTGGTATGACAGATAATGCAGATTTATTTGCTTACTTTGGAATGTATTCCGGGGCATGGCAAAAGCCAGAAGCTTTTGAAAAAGCAATGACAGAGGACTTCGCTGATTATGAAATAAAGTTTTGGTATAACGGAAACGGAGCAGGAGATTTTGCTCTTGAAAACCATAAAGATTTTTGTGAAAAAGTACTATCAGACATTCCTGACAAATTTACAGATGGGCAGAATTATGCATTTGTAAAGCTAAGAGACGGTGCCCATATGTTTGCCAGCTGGCAGGCTGATTTATATAATTCGCTCTTAGTATTCTTCAAATAA
- a CDS encoding alpha/beta hydrolase-fold protein: MKKLLALMLCGAMGLSAVACGQTATETTTETSETTEIEETTAEAETTATASVDNSYAEDTDALVEEYADEFEQVEYTDDETGLTVTSNIYLPEDYDETEEYPMVVFIADSSCAGDDATSSLTQGRGALVWAADQWQSANPSIVLVPTYPETILDDQNGYSTTEYVELTKRLTDDVSEEYAVDTDRIYGTGQSMGCMTTLILASEYPDLYAACMFVDGQWDVSTLSSLEDQTFIYFAAEDDQNAYNGMQEVMDMFDEDGVEYTYAQWDGTWTPDELTDATSELTSGNTNAYFVSWKSGTIEASSETSFAGPNSSNDGGEKPALDSENDKPAMSGDAKAGEKPEGGMNAGGDNSMMESVKYHMASFDYAYRCISVMEWLFEN, from the coding sequence ATGAAGAAACTATTAGCTTTAATGTTATGTGGAGCCATGGGCTTATCAGCCGTTGCATGTGGTCAAACTGCAACAGAAACTACCACAGAAACAAGTGAAACGACGGAAATTGAGGAGACTACAGCAGAAGCTGAAACAACAGCTACAGCAAGTGTAGACAATAGCTATGCTGAGGACACAGATGCGCTTGTTGAAGAATATGCTGATGAATTTGAACAGGTTGAGTACACAGATGATGAAACCGGCCTAACAGTAACTTCCAATATCTATTTACCAGAGGATTATGACGAAACAGAAGAGTATCCTATGGTAGTCTTTATAGCTGATTCAAGCTGTGCTGGTGATGATGCAACATCTTCTCTTACACAAGGACGTGGTGCCTTGGTGTGGGCTGCAGATCAGTGGCAATCAGCAAATCCTAGCATAGTATTAGTGCCAACATATCCAGAGACAATTTTAGATGACCAGAATGGCTATAGCACAACGGAATATGTAGAGCTTACAAAGCGACTTACAGATGATGTATCAGAGGAGTACGCAGTTGATACTGATAGAATCTACGGTACAGGTCAATCTATGGGATGCATGACCACTCTCATTTTAGCCTCAGAATATCCTGATTTATATGCAGCATGTATGTTTGTTGATGGACAGTGGGATGTTAGTACACTTTCATCATTAGAAGACCAGACATTTATATATTTTGCCGCTGAAGATGATCAGAATGCTTATAATGGAATGCAGGAAGTCATGGATATGTTCGACGAGGATGGTGTCGAGTATACATACGCCCAGTGGGATGGAACATGGACACCAGATGAACTTACAGATGCAACATCAGAATTAACATCAGGCAATACAAATGCCTACTTTGTATCATGGAAATCAGGTACAATAGAAGCTAGTAGTGAAACTTCTTTTGCAGGTCCTAACAGCTCTAACGATGGTGGAGAAAAGCCAGCATTGGATTCAGAAAATGATAAGCCTGCTATGTCAGGTGACGCTAAAGCCGGTGAGAAGCCAGAAGGTGGTATGAATGCAGGTGGAGATAATTCCATGATGGAAAGTGTAAAATATCACATGGCATCATTTGACTATGCATATAGATGTATATCTGTAATGGAATGGTTGTTTGAAAACTAG
- a CDS encoding TetR/AcrR family transcriptional regulator: protein MNKNESRYFKSAEKMHTALISLIENKDFELITVKEICAEAGVNRSTFYLHYDNTNDLLRETIEAAYRDFFSRFSADGPKKIDIEDKKNEELFLVTPKYLMPYLEFVEDNRKLFYIMYEKNEMMGAEKTYEKWFREIFGPILTRFGVSETEQPFIMIFYLKGIIGVVNEWIARDCAESKDEIIGIIQKCILMPIKETN from the coding sequence ATGAACAAAAACGAGAGCAGGTACTTTAAATCAGCCGAAAAGATGCATACTGCACTTATTTCTCTAATAGAGAATAAGGATTTCGAACTGATTACAGTTAAGGAAATATGTGCAGAGGCTGGGGTTAACAGATCGACATTTTATCTTCATTATGATAATACCAATGATCTTCTTCGAGAAACAATCGAAGCGGCATATAGGGATTTCTTCAGTAGGTTTTCCGCTGATGGACCTAAAAAAATTGATATTGAGGATAAGAAGAATGAGGAATTGTTTTTAGTGACTCCAAAGTATCTTATGCCGTATCTGGAATTTGTGGAAGATAACCGCAAGCTCTTTTATATAATGTATGAGAAAAACGAGATGATGGGAGCTGAGAAAACATACGAGAAATGGTTTAGAGAGATATTTGGACCAATACTCACAAGGTTTGGAGTATCTGAGACAGAACAACCATTTATTATGATTTTTTATCTTAAAGGGATTATTGGTGTGGTAAATGAATGGATAGCCAGAGATTGTGCTGAATCAAAAGATGAGATCATTGGCATTATTCAGAAATGCATTTTGATGCCAATAAAAGAAACTAATTAA
- a CDS encoding dihydropteridine reductase, giving the protein MNNLDKVYAESVAKDYMPKETSKVRQLKKLDEKAKLPALVTAMSLGVVGALIFGLGMCLSMGILGTGLVSMIFGVILGLLGVVICGVNYPLYKKLLKKGKAMYAYDILELAKEITAAEN; this is encoded by the coding sequence ATGAACAATTTAGACAAGGTATACGCAGAAAGTGTAGCAAAGGATTATATGCCAAAGGAGACAAGTAAAGTAAGACAATTGAAGAAGCTTGATGAAAAGGCAAAGCTTCCAGCATTGGTGACAGCTATGTCACTGGGAGTAGTTGGAGCATTAATATTTGGTTTAGGAATGTGTCTTTCTATGGGAATACTAGGAACTGGATTAGTAAGCATGATTTTTGGAGTAATACTTGGGCTTTTAGGCGTTGTAATATGTGGTGTGAATTATCCGCTGTACAAAAAGCTTCTAAAAAAAGGAAAAGCTATGTACGCCTATGACATTCTTGAACTTGCAAAGGAAATAACAGCAGCTGAGAATTAA
- a CDS encoding phosphatase PAP2 family protein, whose amino-acid sequence MEFQFLYAIPRTEVLDTFFLTINKITGSYGQLWVIIAVILLLFKKTRKIGVAVLVSYVLVFVLGQFGLKNMVSRMRPCQIDETFELLVSRPSSSSFPSTHSAWAFGGATAIFLGNKKGGIIALIWAALIAFSRMYLFLHFPTDVLAGIVFGVLMGKVATKLVDLISKKIGVAKAE is encoded by the coding sequence ATGGAGTTTCAATTCTTATATGCTATACCACGTACAGAGGTGCTAGATACTTTCTTTCTAACAATCAACAAGATTACAGGATCTTATGGTCAGCTATGGGTGATTATAGCTGTAATTCTTCTTTTATTTAAGAAGACTAGGAAGATTGGTGTGGCGGTTTTGGTTTCTTATGTCTTGGTGTTTGTATTGGGACAGTTTGGTCTTAAGAATATGGTTTCAAGAATGAGACCTTGCCAGATAGATGAGACTTTTGAGCTTTTAGTTTCACGTCCATCTAGCTCATCATTTCCATCAACTCATTCAGCCTGGGCATTTGGTGGAGCAACGGCTATATTCTTAGGAAATAAGAAGGGCGGTATCATTGCTCTGATTTGGGCAGCACTGATAGCCTTCAGCAGAATGTATCTTTTCCTTCATTTTCCAACGGATGTATTAGCAGGTATTGTTTTTGGTGTACTTATGGGAAAAGTTGCGACTAAACTGGTGGATTTGATTTCAAAGAAGATTGGTGTAGCAAAGGCAGAATAA